GGCCGGGTCACCGTCACCGGGCGGCTGATGCCCGACGAGACGACCGCCGCGAGCGGCATCAAGGACCTCAAGGGACTGCCGGACCGGCAGGTCATGCTGATCAACAGCGAGCAGGAGGCCCAACGGCTCGGCGCGCAGGTGCTCGGCGGCTACATCGCGCAGACCGCGCCCGAGCCGAAGGGCGACAGCCCCGAGCTGGTCGGCCGGCCCGGCAGCGAGGACGCGGCCCTCAACTACGCGTACGCCATCCAGTGGTGGCTGTTCTCCGTGGGCGTCCCCGTCGGCTGGGTGATCCTGGTCCGCCGCGAGACCCGCGACCGGGCCCAGGCCGCCGTACGAGAGGCCGAGCAGGCCGAGCCGGCGACGGTCTGACGGACGCGCCACGCGGACACGGGCGCGGCCCCAAGCCCGGGCCCAGGCGCGGACACGGCCCCAGGCGCCGGCCCGGACACGGGCGCCGGCGCGACCCCAGGCGCCGGCACGGACACGGGCGCGGCCCCAGGCGCGGGCGCGACCCCAGGCGCCGGCACGGACACGGGCGCGGGCGCGACCCCAGGCGCCGGCACGGACACGGGCGCGGGCGCGACCCCAGGCGCGGGCGCGCCCCCAGGCGCCGGCACGGACACGGGCGCCGGCCCGGGCAGCGGCGCGGGCGCGACCCCAGGCGCCGGCACGGACACGGGCGCCGACACGGCCCCAGGCGCGGGCGCGACCCCAGGCGCCGGCACGGACACGGGCGCCGGCCCGGACAGCGGCGCGGGCGAGGCCCGGGAGCTCGCACACGCCCGCCGCCCACCCGCCTGTCCACCGGTCCACCGGGCGGCCGAAGTCCGGTGACGGCACCCCGACCGCCCGACGGCTGTCTGCCCGACTGCTCGACGCCCGGGCCGCCCGACTGCCGACTGCCCGACGCCCCAGCCGCCCGCCTGTCCGGCTGCCCACTCACCGGGCCACGCCGGGTGGCCGGACACCGGCGACGGCACCCCGTCCGCCCGGAACTCCGGCCACCCAGCCACCTCGTCACCTCGTCACCTCGTCACCTCGGCACCCGGTCACCCGGCCACCCGGCCACCCGGCCACCCGGCGGTTCAGCAGCAGCGGCTCTGCGGGTGTTCCTCGCGGTGCAGGCTGCGCAGCGTCTGGTACTCGCGCCGGGTCGGGATCGGAGCGAGCGGGTGGTGGCGCCGGTGCCGCTCGCAGTAGCGGTCGTACTCCGCCTCCCCGGTCAACTCCCGTAGATACCAGCGCACGGCCCGCAGCCAGCGCACGCCCCGCGCCCCACGCATGCCCCGCGCCCCGTCGGCGGCGGCCGTCACAGGTGGGCCTCTGTCAGGAGTTCTGTTTCCGTCTCCCTCGCGGGTACGTCGATACGGGACTCGACATAGGGCGCCTCGGTCGTCGGCAGCGGAGCCGGCGATCGTACGGCTCCTACGCACACCACCGCCGCGTTCACGATCACCACGGCGACCAGCAGCAGGAACACGGCGATCAGCACGCCGTCCACCGTGGAGTTGGTGACCACCGTGTGCATGTCGGCCGGTGACTTGGCGGGCGGCAGCACCTGGCCGACGTCGAGGGCGTCGGCGTACCGCGTGCGCTGGGCGAAGAAGCCGATCCTGGGGTCGTCGGAGAAGATCTTCTGCCAGCCGGCGGTGAAGGTGATCGCGACCACCCAGGCCAGCGGGACACCCGTCACCCAGGCCCAGCGCAGCCGGCCGGACTTGACCAGGACCGTCGTGCAGACGGTCAGGGCGATGGCGGCGAGCAGCTGGTTCGCGATGCCGAAGAGCGGGAAGAGCTGGTTGATCCCGCCGAGCGGGTCGGTGGCGCCGGAGTGCAGGAAGTAGCCCCAGGCGGCGACGACCAGACCGCTGCACAGCCAGATGCCGGGCTTCCAGTTCACGCGGCCGATCGGCTTCCAGACGTTGCCGAGCATGTCCTGGAGCATGAAGCGGCCGACCCGGGTGCCCGCGTCCACGGTGGTCAGGATGAACAGCGCCTCGAACATGATGGCGAAGTGGTACCAGAAGGCCTTCATCGCGGTGCCGCCGAAGATGCCGGAGAAGATCTCCGACATGCCGACGGCAAGGGTCGGCGCGCCACCCGAGCGGGCGATCAGGGTCTGTTCCTCGACCGCTTTCGCGGCCTGGGTGAGCTGGTCGGGGGTGATGGTGAAGCCGAGGCCCGCGACCGCGTGGGACGCCGACTCGGCCGTCGTGCCCAGCAGGCCCGCCGGCGCGTTCATCGCGTAGTACAGGCCGGGCTCCAGGGTGGCGGCCGCGATGAGCGCCATGATCGCGACGAAGGACTCCATCAGCATCGCGCCGTAACCGATCAGCCGGACCTGGGACTCCTTCTGGATCAGCTTGGGGGTGGTCCCGGACGCGACCAGGGCGTGGAAGCCGGACAGCGCGCCGCAGGCGATGGTGATGAAGAGGAAGGGGAACAGGGAGCCGGCGAAGACCGGGCCCGCGCCCGACGACGCGAAGTCGCTCACCGCGTCCGCCCTGAGCACGGGCGCGGCCACGACCACCCCGACGGCCAGCAGGGCGATCGTGCCGATCTTCATGAAGGTGGAGAGGTAGTCGCGCGGGGCGAGGAGCATCCACACCGGCAGGACGGACGCGACGAAGCCGTAGCCGATGAGGCAGAAGACGAGGGTGGTCGGGCTCAGGGTGAAGGTGTCGGCCAGCGAGGAGTTCTGCACCCAGCCGCCGCCGACGATCGCCAGCAGGAGCAGCGCGACGCCGATGAAACTGGTCTCGACGACCCGGCCCGGGCGGATCCGGTGCAGCCAGAAGCCCATGAAGAGGGCGATGGGCACGGTCATCGCGACCGAGAAGGTCCCCCAGGGCGAGTGGGCGAGGGCGTTGACCACGACCAGCGCCAGCACGCCCAGCAGGATGATCATGATGGCGAACACGGCGATCAGGGCGGCCGCACCGCCCGCCCGGCCGATCTCGTCGCGGGCGAGCTGCCCGAGCGACTTGCCGTCCCGGCGCATCGACAGGAACAGCACGACCATGTCCTGCACCGCCCCCGCGAAGATCACGCCGGCGACGATCCACAGGGTGCCGGGCAGGTAGCCCATCTGGGCCGCGAGCACCGGTCCCACCAGCGGGCCGGCGCCGGCGATCGCGGCGAAGTGGTGGCCGAGCAGGACCCGGCGGTCGGTCGGCTGGAAGTCGACGCCGTCCTCGAGGCGTTCGGCGGGGGTGGCGCGGCGGTCGTCCGGCTTCAGGACGCGCCGGGCGATGAGGCGGGCGTAGAAGCGGTAGGCGATGGCGTACGAACCGAGGGCCGCGACCACCAGCCAGACCGCCGATATCCGCTCGCCCCGGGCGAGGGCCAGAACGCCCCAGGCGACGGCGCCGACCAGTGCGACAGCGCTCCACAGCAGGATGGATTTCGGGGTGATACGGGATTTTTCCGGCGCCGGGAGGCCGGTTTCGGGCAGGGCTGACGTACGCATGGCGGCTCCTCGCCGAGCTGACGGAGGTTGCGGGGATCACGGAGATCAGCGGCGGGCGGCTCTCCCGCACGCTGTCGGTCTGTGCAAGAGTTGCCCACCCCCCGGAAGCGGTTGACAGCGAATTTCCAGAGGATTTCCCGCCGGTTCCCCGTCAACCGAAACCGCCGTTCGCGCAACCAACCGGTGAGGGCACAGGCACACCAAGGACGGTGACCCATGGCCGACGGCGCCATGACGACGACGTTCCTCGCCGTGATCGGCGGGGCGTCGCTGCTCGCAGTGACCGCGCGGCGGCTGCGCCCCAGCGACCGGCTGCCCTCCCTGGAGGGCTGGGCACTGGCCGACCGAAGCCTCGGCCCGGTGTGGACCTGGCTGCTGCTCGGCGGCACGATCTTCACCGCGTACACCTTCACGGCCGTCCCGGGGCTGGCGTACGGCAACGGTGCTCCCGCGTTCTTCGCGGTGCCCTACACGGTGATCGTCTGCCCGCTCGCCTTCGTCCTGCTGAGCCGGCTGTGGAGCGTGGCCCGCAGGAACGGCTATGTCACCGCCGCCGACTTCGTGCGGGGACGGTACGGGTCGCCGCCACTGGCCCTGGTGGTGGCGCTCACCGGGATCCTCGCGACGATGCCGTATCTCGCGCTCCAGCTGCTCGGGATACGGGCGGTGCTGACGGCCGGGGGCGTCTATCCGCGGGGCGCGGCCGGGGATCTGGTGATGGTGGCGCTGTTCGCGGGGCTCGCGGTGGCGACGTACCGGCACGGGCTGCGGGCGCCCGCGGTCATCTCGGCGCTGAAGGCGGTGGCGGTGTTCGTGTCACTGACCGCCGTGTGCTGGCTGGTGCTCAGGCGGCTCGGCGGCCCCGGGGCCGTGTTCGAGAGCGCGGCCCACCGGCTCGGCGGGACGGACGTCGCCCACTCCCCGCTGGTCCTCTCCCCCGCGCAGCAACCCGCGTACGCCACGCTCGCGCTCGGCTCCGCGCTGGCGCTGCTGATGTATCCGCATGTGCTCACCGCCGGGTTCGCCGCCGACGGCCCGCGCACCCTGCGCAAGGTCTCCGCGGCGCTGCCCGCCTGGACGGGACTGCTCGCCCTCTTCGGCTTCCTCGGGGTCGCGGCCCTCGCGGCGGGCGTGCGGGCACCGAAGGGGAGCGCCGAGGCCGCCGTGCCGATGCTCGTCGACCGGCTGATGCCGGGGCCGCTGGCCGGTCTGGTGTTCGCCGCGATCACCGTGGGCGCGCTGGTCCCGGCCGCCGTGATGTCGATCGCCGCCGCCACCTGCTTCGTACGGAACGTGTACGTCGAGTACGTGCATCCGACGGCCACGCCCAAGCGTCAGGTGCGGATCGCCAAGGCGGTGTCGCTGACCGCGAAGGCGGGCGCGGTGGCGTTCGTGTTCGGGCTGCGCGACCAGGACGCCGTCAACCTCCAACTGCTGGGCGGGGTGTGGATCCTCCAGATCTTCCCGGCCGTGGCCGTCGGGCTGTTCACCGGGCGGCTGCATCCGCGCGCGCTGCTCGCCGGGTGGGCGGCCGGCATGGCGGCCGGGACCTTCCTGGTGGTGCGTGAGGGGTTCTCGTCCATCGTGACCCTGGGGTTCGGCCCGCTGGAGATCTACGCGGGGATCGTGGCCCTGCTGCTCAACCTGACCGTCGCGACGGCCGGCACCGCTGTCCTCGAACGCCTCGGCGTCCCGCGCGGCGCCGACACGACCGACCTGCCGTCCCGCCTGACCGTCAGGCGGCGCCCCGAGACGGGAGCGAACCACCCGTGAGACGCAGACCCCCGATACCCGTACCGGAGCCGTTCGTCGAGGAGCGGGTCCTCGCCCCCGCGGTGAGCGACCCGGCCGAGCTGGAACGTGAGGCCGGCCTGGCCCGGCTCTTCGAGCTGCACTACTCCTCGATGCTGCGGCTCGCCGTGCTGCTGGGCGCCGACGATCCGGAGAACGTGGTCGCCGAGGCGTACTACCAGATCTACCGGAAGTGGCGGCGGCTGCGGGACGTGGAGGCGGCGGAGGCGTATCTGCGGTCCACCGTCTGCAATCTGACCCGGATGCGGATACGCCATCTCCAGGTGGCCCGCCGGCATGTGGAGAGCCCACCGGAACTCCCGGACGAGACCGTGGCGTCCGCGGAGAGCGCCGCGCTGCTGCGCGACGACCAGCGGGTGCTGATCGACGCCCTCCAGCAGCTGCCGGCCCGGCAGCGCGAGGCGCTCGTGCTGCGGCACTGGCTCGGCCTGAAGGAGAGCGAGATCGCCGCCGCGATGGGCATCTCCTGCGGGTCCGTCAAGACCCACACCTCGCGCGGCCTCGCCGCGCTCACCCAGGCGATGGAGGCCCGGCGATGAACGACACCGGCCCGGACCGCGTCCGGCAGGAACCGCCTCCGCCGTCGGCGGAGGAACGCACCCGGCGTGAGCTGAGCGAGGCCCTGGAGGCGCTGGCCGACGGGGTGCGGCCGGCCCCGGACGCCTATCGCACGGCGCGCGGAGAGTGGCTGCGGCGCGAACGCCGGCGACGGCTCGTCCTCGCCGTGCTGATCGCCGTCGTCTTCGCCCTGGCCACGCTGATCGGCCTGTGGGTGCTGAACCAGGCGCCGTCGGATCCGGGGGTCGTCTTCTCGGGCGCCGGCGCACCGACGGCCTTGCCGTCACTCGCCCGGCCGCAGCCCTGATTGCCCTCAGGGCCCGCCGGGAACCCGGAACTGCGTGCACCCCCGCATCGAGAGCTACGCGCTCATCGGCGACGAACAGACCGCCGCGCTGGTCGGCATCGACGGTTCCGTCGACTGGCTCTGTCTGCCCCGCTTCGACTCCGGAGCCTGCTTCGCGCGCCTCCTCGGCGACGAGGAGAACGGCCACTGGCGCATCGCCCCGCGGGGCGTGCAGGGTCCCTGCACCCGGCGCGCCTACCGGCCCGACACCCTAGTCCTGGACACCGAGTGGGAGACCGACGAGGGCGCGATCCGGGTCACCGACCTGATGCCCCAACGCGACCAGGCCCCCGACGTCGTACGCATCGTCGAGGGGCTGCGCGGCCGGGTCACCGTCCGCAGCACCCTGCGGCTGCGCTTCGACTACGGCTGGATCATCCCGTGGATGCGCCGGGCCGACGGTCATCGCGTGGCGATCGGCGGTCCCGACGCCGTCTGGTTGCGCAGCGAGCCGAAGGTGCGCACCTGGGGCGAGGACTTCACCACCTACTCGGAGTTCACCGTCGCCGAGGGCGAGTCGGTCGCCTTCGTGCTGACCTGGCACCCCTCGCACGAGTCGCGCCCGCCGCTCGTCGACCCGTGGGAGGCGCTGCGGGTCAGCGTCGACGACTGGCAGGCGTGGGCCGCCCGCTGCCGCTACGACGGGCCCCACCGGGACGCCGTCGTCCGCTCCCTGATCACCCTCAAGGCCCTCACGTACGTCCCCACCGGCGGCATCGTCGCCGCGCTCA
The sequence above is a segment of the Streptomyces asoensis genome. Coding sequences within it:
- a CDS encoding YbdD/YjiX family protein: MRGARGVRWLRAVRWYLRELTGEAEYDRYCERHRRHHPLAPIPTRREYQTLRSLHREEHPQSRCC
- a CDS encoding carbon starvation CstA family protein, giving the protein MRTSALPETGLPAPEKSRITPKSILLWSAVALVGAVAWGVLALARGERISAVWLVVAALGSYAIAYRFYARLIARRVLKPDDRRATPAERLEDGVDFQPTDRRVLLGHHFAAIAGAGPLVGPVLAAQMGYLPGTLWIVAGVIFAGAVQDMVVLFLSMRRDGKSLGQLARDEIGRAGGAAALIAVFAIMIILLGVLALVVVNALAHSPWGTFSVAMTVPIALFMGFWLHRIRPGRVVETSFIGVALLLLAIVGGGWVQNSSLADTFTLSPTTLVFCLIGYGFVASVLPVWMLLAPRDYLSTFMKIGTIALLAVGVVVAAPVLRADAVSDFASSGAGPVFAGSLFPFLFITIACGALSGFHALVASGTTPKLIQKESQVRLIGYGAMLMESFVAIMALIAAATLEPGLYYAMNAPAGLLGTTAESASHAVAGLGFTITPDQLTQAAKAVEEQTLIARSGGAPTLAVGMSEIFSGIFGGTAMKAFWYHFAIMFEALFILTTVDAGTRVGRFMLQDMLGNVWKPIGRVNWKPGIWLCSGLVVAAWGYFLHSGATDPLGGINQLFPLFGIANQLLAAIALTVCTTVLVKSGRLRWAWVTGVPLAWVVAITFTAGWQKIFSDDPRIGFFAQRTRYADALDVGQVLPPAKSPADMHTVVTNSTVDGVLIAVFLLLVAVVIVNAAVVCVGAVRSPAPLPTTEAPYVESRIDVPARETETELLTEAHL
- a CDS encoding sodium:solute symporter family protein, producing MADGAMTTTFLAVIGGASLLAVTARRLRPSDRLPSLEGWALADRSLGPVWTWLLLGGTIFTAYTFTAVPGLAYGNGAPAFFAVPYTVIVCPLAFVLLSRLWSVARRNGYVTAADFVRGRYGSPPLALVVALTGILATMPYLALQLLGIRAVLTAGGVYPRGAAGDLVMVALFAGLAVATYRHGLRAPAVISALKAVAVFVSLTAVCWLVLRRLGGPGAVFESAAHRLGGTDVAHSPLVLSPAQQPAYATLALGSALALLMYPHVLTAGFAADGPRTLRKVSAALPAWTGLLALFGFLGVAALAAGVRAPKGSAEAAVPMLVDRLMPGPLAGLVFAAITVGALVPAAVMSIAAATCFVRNVYVEYVHPTATPKRQVRIAKAVSLTAKAGAVAFVFGLRDQDAVNLQLLGGVWILQIFPAVAVGLFTGRLHPRALLAGWAAGMAAGTFLVVREGFSSIVTLGFGPLEIYAGIVALLLNLTVATAGTAVLERLGVPRGADTTDLPSRLTVRRRPETGANHP
- a CDS encoding SigE family RNA polymerase sigma factor translates to MPVPEPFVEERVLAPAVSDPAELEREAGLARLFELHYSSMLRLAVLLGADDPENVVAEAYYQIYRKWRRLRDVEAAEAYLRSTVCNLTRMRIRHLQVARRHVESPPELPDETVASAESAALLRDDQRVLIDALQQLPARQREALVLRHWLGLKESEIAAAMGISCGSVKTHTSRGLAALTQAMEARR